From Candidatus Campbellbacteria bacterium:
CCCCTGGAAAGAAGTCCTTTACCCCTTTGTATGATTCTGGTATTTTTTTCATATTTTAGGGAAGTATAACACACACAGAAAATAACATCAAAATCTGCTCTTTCTTTCCACCGTGCTATAATACTTCTATGATTTCAGAAATTTATCTTTTGTATATCATCATAGGCTTATTTTTTGGCTTTTTATTTTCTCCTATGGTGCTTCGTTATGTCCGCAGATACGCAATAACTGGGTTGAGGGAGAAAAAAGCGCTGTTTTCTGGGGAAGATGCTTCTGAATACAACAAACTCCATTCAAAAGATGGGTTGCGAGTTCCTATTATGGGCGGTCTAATAATGGGACTTGTTGTGCTTATCTGCTCAATGGTCGCCGCTTTCTTTTTTCCATTTCACAATATAGATTTTGTTGTTATATACGCGATTTGGTTTTTTGGCTTTATCTTGGGTTATTTATTTGATTACAAGACATTGATTAATAAAGAAATAAGAGTGTATTGGCGTATTGTCATAATTGCAGTTGTGACAATAGCGATATCAATACTGATGAATTTCACTCTTGGAATTGATAGCTTGTATATTCCTTTTTATGGAGATGTATTTCTCGGACACTTGATTGCGATTCCTATACTGCTTGTTTTCATTTCACTTTTTTTGTCAGGGATAATAGATGGAATTGATGGTCTGACATCAAGTATTTTTAGTGTTGCTTTTCTTGCTTATGGAATAATCGCAGCGTTTCTCGGTCTATGGTCGGTTGTTTTGTTCTGTGTGATTATGATGACCGCTATCGCAGTTTATTTGTGGCGCAACATAACACCAGCAAGATGGTATATGGGTGACACTGGTGTTGTTTCGCTGTCTTTTGCACTTGGTGCGATTGCGTTCATAACGGATTCATATTCGGGTGGGATAGGTGTATCTCTATTACCACTTATCGTAATTATGTTGGTGGTCACTGTTGTCACCACGATAATACAAATGGTTAATAAAAGAATGTATGGAAAGAAAATATGGTTGAGTACGCCAATACATCACCATTTTGAAGCCATCGGAATGCCATCACAATCAGTTGTGTTTCGTTATGCGTTGGTCGCCTTCTTTTTTGCAACATTTGGTGTATTGATATTTATCTCTATTATCTAAAAAATGTCGCTATCCAGCAGAAAAACAACCTCTAATATAAAGTGGGCATTATTTCTTACCATAGCACTCGCAGTAATAGGAACCATAACCCTATATTCAGCTTTGTTGGGAAGATTTAGTGTTGACGCAGAATTTAATCTACTGAAACCAATTTTATCTCAGGGAGTGGCTTTTGTTTTGGGGACAATAGTTCTACTCATAATGTGGAGATTTGTTTCTTATAAATTATTGAGAAGATATTGTCTTTATATAATTTTGGCTGCCTTTGGTTTTGTATCTTTGGTATTTGTTCCTGAGTTGGGTGGAGATTTTTCTGCGAACAGATGGATACTCATAGGAACATATTCTTTTCAACCGACAGAGATATTAAAAATCGCAGTTGTGATTTTTGTATCAGCGCTTTTTGCTTCTATGAAAAACGGCAATCCATCTCCATACCATCTTATAAGTTTGGGTGTTTTGTTTGTTGCTTTGAGTGCTCTTGCATACCTACAGCCCGACATAGGGACTTTTCTTGTAATAGTTTCATCAATTATTGGGATAATGATTGCATCATCTCTCAAATTTCGCTGGTATGTTATAGCCGCCATTATTGTCATACCAGTAATCGCCTTTTTTGCTTTTGGTAGGGGATACACTTTTGAGCGATTGGAGACACATTGGAAGGTTTTGTTGGGCACTGTGACAGATGAAGAGCTGAATGATGCTGCTTATCAGGTTAATCAGTCAAAACTTACGATAGGTTCTGGGGGTTTGTGGGGAAGGGGATTTGCTTCAGGTGCGCAGAAATTTGGCTTTTTGCCAGAGTCATCAACCGACTCTATATTTTCTGTTTTTCTGGAAGAGTGGGGTTTTGTTGGCGGGTCTTTTCTTATAT
This genomic window contains:
- a CDS encoding FtsW/RodA/SpoVE family cell cycle protein, with translation MSLSSRKTTSNIKWALFLTIALAVIGTITLYSALLGRFSVDAEFNLLKPILSQGVAFVLGTIVLLIMWRFVSYKLLRRYCLYIILAAFGFVSLVFVPELGGDFSANRWILIGTYSFQPTEILKIAVVIFVSALFASMKNGNPSPYHLISLGVLFVALSALAYLQPDIGTFLVIVSSIIGIMIASSLKFRWYVIAAIIVIPVIAFFAFGRGYTFERLETHWKVLLGTVTDEELNDAAYQVNQSKLTIGSGGLWGRGFASGAQKFGFLPESSTDSIFSVFLEEWGFVGGSFLIFLFMSLLYRFFSIARNASDQFGSFLAVGIAVLIGTQIFINILVQIGLFPLTGIPLPFFSKGGSVIIGTLLGIGILLNIAKHSKHR